Proteins co-encoded in one Sulfuricystis thermophila genomic window:
- the katG gene encoding catalase/peroxidase HPI — translation MNTQGKCPFAHGGATTADKQHDWWPKALNLDILHQHDTKTNPLGKDFDYREELKKLDVTALKNDLKALMTQSQDWWPADWGHYGGLMIRMAWHAAGTYRIADGRGGAGTGNQRFAPLNSWPDNANLDKARRLLWPIKKKYGNRVSWADLIVLAGTMAYESMGFKTFGFSFGREDIWHPEKDIYWGAEREWLAPSDERYGNLDQPDTLENPLAAVQMGLIYVNPEGVNGKPDPLKTAEMVRITFARMAMNDEETVALTAGGHTVGKAHGNGSAANLGPAPEGAEIEEQGLGWMNHKTRGIGRDTVTSGLEGAWTSQPMKWNTGKGGYFDMLLNHDWWLKKSPAGAWQWVPVNIAEEDMPVDVEDPSIRVLPMMTDADMAMKFDPVYRQIAERFYREPAYFEEVFARAWFKLTHRDMGPKSRYFGPDVPQEDLIWQDPVPTGRSDYDIAAVKAKIAASNLSIQEMIATAWDSARTFRGSDKRGGANGARIRLAPQKDWEGNEPARLAKVLAVYEKIAAETGASIADVIVLGGNVAIEQAAQAAGFAVTVPFAPGRGDATQEMTDVASFAVLEPVADGFRNWLKKDYAVTPEELLLDRASLLRLTAPEMTVLIGGLRVLGASHGGTPHGVFTDRVGALTNDFFVNLTDMAYTWKPVGSNLYEIRERKSGKLKWTATRVDLVFGSNSILRAYAEVYAQDDAKKKFVEDFIAAWVKVMNADRFDLH, via the coding sequence ATGAACACCCAAGGCAAATGCCCGTTCGCCCACGGCGGCGCAACCACGGCGGACAAGCAGCACGACTGGTGGCCCAAAGCCCTCAACCTCGACATCCTGCACCAGCACGATACGAAGACCAACCCGCTGGGCAAGGATTTCGACTATCGCGAGGAGCTGAAGAAGCTCGACGTCACAGCGCTCAAAAACGACCTCAAGGCGCTGATGACGCAAAGTCAGGATTGGTGGCCCGCCGACTGGGGTCACTACGGTGGCCTGATGATCCGCATGGCCTGGCACGCGGCGGGCACCTACCGCATCGCCGACGGCCGCGGCGGCGCCGGCACCGGCAACCAGCGTTTCGCGCCCCTGAACTCCTGGCCCGACAACGCCAACCTCGACAAGGCGCGGCGCCTGCTGTGGCCGATCAAGAAGAAATACGGCAACCGCGTGAGCTGGGCCGACCTGATCGTGCTCGCCGGCACGATGGCTTACGAATCGATGGGCTTCAAGACCTTCGGTTTCAGCTTCGGTCGCGAGGACATCTGGCATCCGGAGAAAGACATCTATTGGGGCGCGGAGCGCGAGTGGCTGGCGCCCAGCGACGAGCGCTACGGCAACCTCGACCAGCCCGACACGCTGGAAAACCCGCTCGCCGCAGTGCAGATGGGCCTGATCTATGTGAACCCGGAAGGTGTCAATGGCAAGCCCGACCCCTTGAAGACTGCCGAGATGGTGCGTATCACCTTCGCGCGCATGGCGATGAACGACGAGGAAACCGTCGCCCTCACCGCTGGGGGTCACACGGTCGGCAAGGCACACGGCAACGGCTCTGCCGCCAATCTCGGTCCGGCACCCGAAGGCGCGGAGATCGAGGAACAGGGCCTGGGCTGGATGAACCACAAGACCCGCGGCATCGGTCGTGACACGGTGACCAGCGGCCTCGAAGGCGCCTGGACGAGCCAGCCGATGAAGTGGAACACCGGCAAGGGGGGCTATTTCGACATGTTGCTCAACCACGACTGGTGGCTGAAGAAGTCGCCGGCGGGCGCCTGGCAGTGGGTGCCGGTCAACATCGCGGAAGAGGACATGCCCGTCGATGTCGAAGACCCGTCGATTCGCGTGCTGCCAATGATGACCGACGCCGACATGGCGATGAAGTTCGACCCGGTCTATCGCCAGATCGCCGAGCGCTTCTATCGTGAGCCAGCCTATTTCGAAGAGGTCTTTGCGCGTGCCTGGTTCAAGCTCACCCACCGCGACATGGGGCCGAAGTCGCGTTACTTCGGACCGGATGTGCCGCAGGAAGATCTCATCTGGCAAGACCCGGTACCAACGGGCCGTAGCGACTACGACATCGCCGCCGTCAAGGCGAAGATCGCCGCAAGCAATCTTTCGATCCAGGAAATGATCGCCACCGCCTGGGATTCAGCGCGCACTTTTCGTGGCTCCGACAAGCGCGGCGGGGCCAACGGCGCGCGTATCCGTTTAGCACCCCAGAAGGATTGGGAAGGCAACGAGCCGGCTCGCCTGGCGAAAGTGTTGGCGGTCTATGAAAAGATCGCCGCCGAAACGGGCGCGAGCATCGCCGATGTGATCGTGCTTGGCGGCAACGTCGCTATCGAGCAGGCAGCCCAGGCGGCCGGCTTCGCGGTCACGGTGCCGTTTGCGCCAGGTCGGGGCGATGCGACGCAGGAGATGACCGACGTCGCATCCTTCGCGGTGCTCGAACCGGTGGCCGACGGCTTTCGCAACTGGCTCAAGAAAGACTACGCGGTCACTCCGGAAGAACTACTGCTCGACCGGGCTTCCTTGCTGCGGCTCACCGCGCCCGAGATGACGGTGCTGATCGGCGGACTACGCGTGCTCGGCGCCAGTCACGGCGGCACGCCGCATGGCGTATTCACCGACCGGGTCGGCGCGCTCACCAACGACTTCTTCGTGAATCTCACCGACATGGCTTACACGTGGAAGCCGGTCGGCAGCAATCTCTACGAGATCCGCGAACGGAAGAGCGGCAAGCTCAAATGGACGGCCACGCGCGTCGACCTGGTGTTCGGCTCGAACTCGATCCTGCGCGCCTATGCCGAGGTCTATGCGCAGGATGACGCGAAGAAGAAGTTCGTCGAGGACTTCATCGCCGCCTGGGTCAAGGTGATGAACGCCGACCGCTTCGATCTGCATTGA